One window from the genome of Streptomyces cadmiisoli encodes:
- a CDS encoding TetR/AcrR family transcriptional regulator — translation MGRVSQAQAQENRQRVVATAARLFRDKGTGISVADVMQAAGLTHGGFYKQFASKEALVGEATARAFVELEGRRTQADDEHGGERDAARRALIDWYLSAEHRDDAADGCASAGLAVDMARDPGNPAAHRVYSDGVRDFAEWLGAEGEGDGLVRLATMVGALLLARATHDSPLSDEILQAAHEALSATG, via the coding sequence ATGGGACGTGTATCGCAAGCTCAGGCGCAGGAGAATCGGCAGCGTGTGGTGGCCACCGCTGCCCGGCTGTTTCGGGACAAGGGCACCGGCATCAGCGTTGCTGACGTGATGCAGGCGGCCGGATTGACTCACGGCGGGTTCTACAAGCAGTTCGCCTCCAAAGAAGCGCTGGTCGGTGAGGCCACCGCCCGAGCCTTCGTCGAGCTGGAGGGGCGTCGCACGCAGGCGGACGATGAGCACGGTGGGGAGCGTGACGCGGCCCGCCGGGCACTGATCGACTGGTACCTGTCGGCCGAGCATCGCGACGACGCGGCCGACGGCTGCGCCTCGGCCGGGCTCGCGGTCGACATGGCCCGTGATCCGGGGAACCCGGCAGCGCATCGGGTGTACTCGGACGGGGTGCGTGACTTCGCCGAGTGGCTCGGCGCCGAGGGTGAAGGCGATGGTCTGGTCCGCCTGGCCACCATGGTGGGCGCCCTGCTCCTCGCTCGGGCCACGCACGACTCCCCGCTGTCCGACGAGATCCTCCAAGCCGCACACGAGGCGCTGTCGGCGACCGGCTGA